The Raphanus sativus cultivar WK10039 chromosome 2, ASM80110v3, whole genome shotgun sequence DNA segment TAATTCAGCTGCTGGTTCAACCATGGTTGCATCAGGCGGGAAACTCAATTTTTGGTTCTTGAGGAAAAcgtcgattttacggttttggctggAAACTTGATTTTGCATTTTTGGTGGGAAACTTGATTTTGCATTTTTGGTGGGAaacttgattttacggttttcacagaaaaatgtgatttttcggttttgacggaaaaatcaGTTTTGCGGTTTAGAGGAAAAattgattttgtggtttttgcGGGAATACACGATTTCACTGTTTTACCAGGacaatttgatttttgtttatacaataaaaatcagttaaaatttttatttgtttaatttaaattttgttaagaaaCCATAAagttaaaacaattaaaaattaaatcagcaatagttttttttaacgctgatttattatgacaTTGCAACTATGAGAAAGATTACATAGTTGATTCGAAAATCGACAATACTACATGTCTTATGAGATCTACGTCTAATtgcatcatctgagccgtcATTTGAAGATCCACTCATAACCAGATTTATTTGCACCTTATTGAAGATTCCTTGTACGTCTTTCTTCTGTAGTCTAACATTAATAAATTGCTCTATCCGGAACTTGAAACATGAATTTCTTATAATCTGCACAACAATAGTTTAAATGAGTCTAAATAGATTTAAATGGATTAATGCAAAATTCGTGGATCTAAATGAATATCTCTAATAGACCTTTTTTAAATGGGTCTAGACGGATATGGATTTTAAATGGGATGAGTCTTAAATGAGGTGGATTAAATAGTGTGGGTTTTACCGTTTTAACATCCCTACTGAATTTGATGCAAACGAGATGATATCACCAGTGGTACAAGAGAACAATAACGAGGAACCCCAAGTTATAAGTTTGGGTAATATTTGCTTGCTATATGGATCCTAGACATCTCATGGCCAATTTAGTGGATGTGAATAGGTCTGGATGGATAGTGGTGGGAACACTCAACTTATGGGAACGCAAAATTTCCCTAGACGAGAATCAGCTTTGCACTCGGAAATAGAAACACTGCGATAggcgatggagaatatgcttcaaCATTCGACATGCCAGAGCTTCGGAACAGACTGTAAGTAGCTGATTGCTATGATTAAGGAACCTTACGCTTGGCTAAGCTTTGCAACGGAATTGGAGAGGATAGAGACGCTACTGATATGCTTCCCGTATTTCAACATTTCTTATGTTTCCAGAGCGCGTAATCAGTTTTCAGACTTTTTAGTTAAAACAGCTAGATCATTTCATAGGAAGATACATTTTATTGGTTATTTTATTCCGGTCTGAATCACCTGTCTATAGCAACGATGCAGAAGGAATAAATGATAAGAGCTCTACTAGacaaatgtataatattatagCCGTAAGTGCCTTTCATACCACACGCATGGTCGCATACTCTTTTGTAAACTTTCCcgtttatttgaaatatttgatTCAGAATCAGGTGTTTGTTTCTTCATTCTCGCCCAAAAAGTCTTTTGGTTGtgtacaaaatatattaaaagcgaaaaaaaaaaaacagaagggAGATAGTAGAAAGGTCTAAATTATATCTATAGCTTTCTGATTACTGATCAGGTGCAGGCGCCGTCCAGTACTCCTTGACAAGAAACAAAACCTTCTCCCTTTCAAGAGGTCCCTTCTCATGATCTCCTATTCTCCCTTCCCATTGCATCCCATCTGTTATCTTCTTCACTTTTGTTAACAGATCTATGTCGTCTCTTATGATAACGCTTCCCTTTGGTCTTAGTATCCTGTCCATTTCTAACAATATATCTTCCATGTCACATCTGTCTTTGTACAGACTGAACACCGAGTCGGCATGTATCAAATCGTACGTCCTTGGGTAAGTTGACATCGCTTCACACCTGTTTTTAATAgagttcaaaaaaaagaatcaatcaaAACTTCAACAAAAAGAAGCTGAATCATTTGTTATGAACTCTCACCAGTTTTGATACGTTCCGATCAAGCCTCGTTCATAGATAACACCAAGGGTGTTGACACTGGCCTCCACGGGGACAATGTTCATGACCCATACAGGATCATAGACCAGGGCCGAAGCGAAACCCCCAAGGTAAGCATTCATGTCAAGTAAGTTTCTGTACCTTCCTGTCTCCGCTAGCTGTTGGTCGAAGCTCTTGTAGTAAGACACTCTTCTCTGCCATGTCTCTGTGTTGGTGACAAAGTCATCCACAGTGATCCCTTCCAAACTCCCACTCTTGATCCTCGGTGGAACTGCATTCAATCTCTCAGGCCATCTCGCCAACTTCCCACCCGCTACTTCTTTGATCTCAGTTCCTGTTACTTCCGGCAAAGGCGTTAAACACTGCTCCAGCTTAGTGTACCTAAAAAGTCCAGAACAGAGCAAAACTAGTGAAATACAAACTTTTCATTTCATCTAGGCATCTCTTGTCTACATTTGGAGATAGTTACCATGCATGATCTGGTTGTGTCTTGTGGCAGAAGGGAGGGCGTTTTAGAGCAATACGATTTCGCTTACAGTGAATATGATTGGTGGGTTTCTGCCATACCGCAAGATCTTCTCTCTGCACCAGTTTCTTCCAACACAAGCTTCTAGCGACCCTCTCGATCTGAGACTGCTCCGAGTTGAGATCGTCTCTGGTTCTCTCCCAACCCCTCCAGTGTCTCTGCCAGTTGATTGGCGGTCCGGAGAGAATCCAGTAACCTCCCGGTCTCAGTACCCTATCCACCTCTATCAGATACGTTCCATCTGCTCATCCACAAACAGTCAAAACACAGGTAagcaactacaaaaggagaaaACGTGACTAAGAAGGCTGAGTTTAAAATTACTGTATTGGCCCCATGGAATGAGACATCGAGAGCAATGAGCTATGTCGAAAGCTCTGGCTGGAAATGGGAGCCTAATGGAAGCTAAGACCCCGAGGATAGCAGGGACTCCTCTCTCAAGTGCGAACTGAACCTGGGCTTCGTGTGTGTCTCGTGGCGCAAACGACATGGTTACTATGTTCCTCGATATCAGATACGCACCAAAGCTCGCTACCTATTATCATCATTAGTTTATACTGTCGATGAGTTAACATTATCTAACTAATTAAACTACACATGCACAGttgacaacaacaaaaaaactacATATGCACATCTAttagacaaagcattaaaacaAAGGGGTTTGTCCACTTTGCTTCCATATTAAGAATGAAACAATCAATGATAAAGAAAATCACATCAACTATCTATGTTAATGTTGACAGCATTTACATGGCTGTGCTGCACTTTATTTGGGATTAAAAGGTAATCAAGTATTAATAAAGATCATATATACTAAAATGGAATGTAGAAATATTGTTCATATCCATTGTCATTTAAAGGAGAATAAAATTAGTGAAAGTTggcaaatatttttatctaattttgacGGCAATGTTATTAATTCCAAATCAAGAGAGTCCTATCCATCCTTCTCACTCTACGGTTGCCAGAATATTCTTACTATCATAAATGAAAGCTCACCCTATGACCAcaattctgatttttttctttagaaataaCTTCAAATGTAATTTGCACAATCATCAATTAGTTTGACATAAGCTACTCTGAAATCTGAATACACACCTAAACCAACTAATTAGTGAGCATATATGTATAGTACACGCAATACACGTCGTTACACTAAACTATGAACCAAGGGAACATAAATATAGAGAATTTCAATGTAATTTGCACAATCATCGATCAATTTGACACTACTTCTACACGCCACACATAACTTTATTATGTAAAATCTCAAACTAAGAGCATAAAAATTGATGATAACTTGATGTGCATATTTTACTAACACAATAATATgtttcgtaaaaaaaaaaaataataagaaaataaaaataaaaaataatatgtttcgtatagtttaattatatagttaaatttaaaattataaaatatttaacctatAGATACAAACTAAAATATTCCGAAAATCTTTTAATTGTTTGAAAAGTTCTTGGAAAGAAATCATCTCATTCTCTtttattcatctttttttttgtcatctctTTTATTCATCTgctattttttatgttttggtaaTGAAAATCTTATGGGGATATTTCGAATGAAGATGTTCTAAACATAAAGCAtacgattttatttttattttgcaatGACGTGAAGTATACGATGGCTgatggaaaaaataaataaaataacaatttatgaGCATCACAGATTCACAGGGATGGGATGAACATGTAAACATGGAAAAGAGCCAAAAGAACAGAGACGTCACAAGAATAGTACAAAACGAATGaaattaagaagaagaaaacagagagataTTTCAACTTACCCCACATCCGGTATCAATGGCTGTCCGAACCGATCCGTCTTTGAGATTTATCACCCGTCCGATCTCGCCTATGTAAGCATCAGCTCCACGTGGAAACATCGTACCACCACCAGGGAACAAAAACCTATCCTTCTCGTACCTCACCCAGTTTTGATTCTTTTTCTCAACCGTTAGCTCCGTGTGCGGCACGTTAGCGAACCACGCAACGTCACGGCTCTCCGGCCATCTGAATGGTACCGAGTAACCGTACGGCGCTGGAACCCGACACCGAAGAATCTCGTCTTTTGGAGGACAGTGTCTCTCTCTGTATATCAATCTATGTCTTGGGAAACTCAAAGACCGGTTCACTGACTCGCACGGCGTGTACTCCGAGAACTCAACGCCGCAAGACGGGATTTGAACCACACGCGCCGCTGTCGCCGATGAGGGAGGGTCAGGGGATGTGTGACGGGCATTGAAGATGAGGATCGGTGAGGTTTTGTTAGGAAACGTGCACGGCAATGAAGTGAGGGAAGCACGTGAGATTCCCCCGCGAGAGTTCTTCCATATCCCGACGGAGTAAGAGGCGGCGCAGAGAATCGTGATGAGGATCACCTTGTAgaggtttgtttgttttgctCGGGGTGATAACTTCGATAGCTTCGACGGCCACCTATAGTTCGCCATGACTGGCcggagaaagagaaaaaaaaattcttgtagTGGTATCAAAAGTGTAAATCTTAGATAAATGGTGTATTGTTTATATAGTGCGAACGAATACACGAGGCGACGATACGAATGAACATTTCCATACATCTGTTCAATTAATTggatttttgtaataaaaattaaaaaaattaaatcaatttaCACTTTGGAATTcattttgtatatgttatactatctatcaatttatatttaaataaaaatttatatagttaatttaaaaatatacatttcatatatcatttatatttatattttgatatatccgTTATTGTTTACATTATCAAGGTTAGGACTGAAATAAATCCTTGGACGATGGTTTTCGTTTTTGTCTAATTGGCTACCGGTTTTAAAGTTAAATCACGAATACTTTGGGGTAAATGACAATTAGGCGACTGAAGAAAAGATAGTCTCAAGTATTAAATTTCTTGTGTTAAATATAAGTGTATGGGactaagttacaaaaaataaaaaaaataaaaattataaatgtatGGGACTGGTTTCCTAGATATACTACAGCTAACACACGCTTAATCACGCGTTTACTAATGGATTATTATTCTTCTTACCATTTAAAGAAATACGCATTTAATATTGAAATCTACACAATtctattcagtttttttttttttttttcaattctattCAGTTGAATTTTACTATTTTGTTGATTCAGCCATTAGTACTTTCGATTGAATTTATTAGGTGTGGCACGGATCAAATAGTAGTATAACCATTAGTACTTGTGTTTTCAAATTCACTTCATTCTCCACTCTATAACGAAGTAAACATAAATtgagtaatttttttataagcTCCCTTGCAAACAATCTAATTtcaatatttgttttcactGATATCCGGCCGCTACGCCGGTGCCGGTGGCTTTTCTCTCTTTATTTTTGcatattgttttggtttatcTCTAGAGTTTCTTCTCCGTCTCATGTTGACATGTTTGCTTGCTCTGTTGTCTTGGCGATGACGTCTCTGTTCGGAATGGAGGCGTTCGAAGGGTAGTAGAGTAACGACGAGACATGTGTGAAGGCATCAGCGGCTCCagatcatttttctttttttcactgGATTTTAAGTGTGTAGAGATCCCTTTGGGTTTCGTTGATTCTCGTTGGCTGGTTTGGATCAATAACCAGTACTTGCTTCACTGGCCTTGTTGATTTGTTTACTGCCCAATCACCTCTCGGTTGTGAATTTGGTGAGTAAGAGAAACTTCATTCTTCGGTTCTCGTTGACGAATCACGTATTAAATACCGCCTTTATTGGTCATAAGGGTCGGAGGTCTAATTAGTGGTGGCGCGTTATTAGGGTGGAGCCGTTCCAGCATCATCGATCAGGCTGTGTCCTTCCTGTTGATGGGTCAAACTCTTTTGCTTCTCTTTTGCAGGTATCGGTTGTGGCAGAGAAGTCCCATCTGTCATTTGATTTGTTTGCGTGGCTCTTGAAATTAGAGATAGGAAATACATGACATCTGTTCGTTCAAGTTGTTAGTTTAAACGTTCCTCGCGTTTGATTCGTTTTATTAGAAGTTAAGAATCGTTTCTTAATTTTCAAGAACGAGGCATGGAAGAAATATTAAGGTTTGGTTGGTCATATAAGCTGGAGTGTCTTTCGTGTGGGTTTGTCTTTTGTTGTGACATCCCAGAAGCTTCTTCAGACATTGGGTCCATGGTGTTCAGTTTAACAATTTCTTATCTTGTTAGAACGTTGTCAATGGTATCAAACTTTGTCTCCTTTTGTCAGCTGGGCTTGGGTTTTGGTTTCTTCAAGAGTAGTTTTCATCAAGATGATTTGTTGACGAAATTGATGACTAATTCTTTCCGGATCAGGTCATGTTTCTGGCGACGAGTTTCCTTCAATATCAAGCTGCGCTCTTTTTAAGCTACTAGTGTGGATAAAAGCAGAGCAACACTATGAAGTAAAATTAACTTTGGCCAAGACTGTTATCAATGTTTCTCATGATTTCCAGCCTAGATTAGGATTGGTAAGATCATTGTGATCCTTTTTTATCATTGTTCTCATCTTTCTTTTGTAATTTGCAGGAGTGTTGCCATcccaaattaataaaaatctaagtgttaaaaaaattgagtaattattttagtttttctttgttaCTCCATTTTATAATCTAAAAATAGAGTAGGGTTATAGTAAAATCCAAATCAATTACGGAGTTActacattttagaaaaaaaaactttacattggagatgtttatatagatatttgattttctgatttgttttaaagtaataaaaatattttattttacaaatatccaaaaatttatggatatttaCGGATATTACATCCATTCTATTCGATCTAAGTAAATCTAaaactatacaatttttttttcaaatttttttttacataatataaaagaaaataaaacaattttgtgACTATATGTTCTGGAAGttttttaaattagttatttttatgGGGAAATTTCATAAATACACTTTTATTGGTACCACAATTCAATTATACCACTAATCAAatgacattttcaaaaataccacattTTTAATGTGTAAAAGACTCAACTACCCTCacttttcatcttcaacaattGATATCCATCTCCTCGTCATCTAACCTAGCCTCCATTGAGATTCATGGATTCATCGTTGCTTCCGATGAGACAACGACGTGCCGAGATTGAGTGATGACGACGGCGACACGACGACGGCAAGGACGCAATCGAGCGACGACGACGAGAATGAGATTGGACGACTGCGGCGTTAGGTCCTCGACTCGTTACGGAACCGGGATGGTGGAACAGTGAggaagtggaagaagaagtgggtTCACGTCTCCTTCCTCCAAAAAGCAAAAcacctcctccttctcctcctcctcctccgtcgtTAACGGTGGTGGTAGTTCATTGTAAAGCTGGAATGGCAAGAACTGGACTCATGATTTGCTGCTAAAAGAGTTTCGGAGTTGGAAAGCAAGAACCGTGATTTCACGTTTTGCCAGCTTCTGAAGTTTGAAAAATGAATGATCGGTTAGTCATTTTTGAGTTGAAAAATCCAGAACTCTTGTTGTTGTGATATATGATTGTGAGTTTGGTTTGATGCTTAATGTCTAAATACACATTAAAGATTGTGAGTTTTGTTGCCCGTTATCCTCTGTAATATCAGTTCCATGAATAATGAATGATTCTCATAAAAAAGTTTCTGATTCATCACCAAATATAAGGAGTCCACAACTTTGTTGAATCTTGATTTTCCCTTAAAGACAATGCTCTAATCCTATTGAAGCATTGGGCAAGCGAAGACTTTACTGGACAGAAATGTGATTATCTTGTTGCAGCTTGGGCTCTAACCGATCTATATTATCTTGCATGTTAGAAACCtcttataagggtttataaaaccatttataagaacttataaatcatttataatttttttataaatatatttataaacgtttatgagtcggtttataaaaatattatgagaGTTTAATATTCTTCATAGCACATTTTAAAGAAAAGTTAATAAATCTTTTTCAAGAGTTATATATCTGCTTAGACAATTTATAATGGCTTATAAAggtaaaataaattagttataagaACTCTAAAACATTTAAATAGTTTATAACCATTTATAAAGTCTAATAATAGAATTTATAATGGGTATTATAAGAGTTGTATATGTTTAttaatcaactaaaagagtctaCAACCATTTATaaagccttataaaacaatttataatggttcgtataataattttataaaggtttataaggatatgtaaataatttataagggtatataaaaataatttataaaatttataaacaattataaagGATTATAAAATAATCTATAAAGGTATGTAAAATTTATGAGCGGTGGAGCCTTGCTTGCTGTCTGTATGTGCCTCAtaatctgccacgtatcatcatctctttacaaagcttgcacgtgttctttagttttattaatttaatattgtgTATCAAAGTGTTGGGctttaagcaaaaaaaaggTCTAAAgatgtttataaaaattttatatagaatttataagagtttataaagggtttaaataaatttataaaaaaaatataagattgtaagggtttataaaatgttttaatggGGTTTGAAGAGTTTATAtagggtttataaaaaatataaaggtTTCTAAaaccattcaaatatttatataactatttataaagccATTTATGAACCATTTATAAATTCTATAAGAGCTTATAAACCCTTGTATCAACcatctataaaatttataaaacaaatataaatatttatataactattttaaaggtttataaaactatttaaaagggtttataaaactaaaattagtttatagataataataattcaaCTTAAACCCCCAAATACATGGAGAAGACACTCCTTTTTTGTTTGCAAAGTAAACGGTATACCGCGATAATAGCTCATCCTCACGCCAACACTCTCtctatttataagtgtttatagtttcttataaatttttgtaaataatttataattatttatgaatcattgataagaaataaaaaaaaagtatttgtaatagtttataaaaccattta contains these protein-coding regions:
- the LOC108843638 gene encoding probable methyltransferase PMT15, with translation MANYRWPSKLSKLSPRAKQTNLYKVILITILCAASYSVGIWKNSRGGISRASLTSLPCTFPNKTSPILIFNARHTSPDPPSSATAARVVQIPSCGVEFSEYTPCESVNRSLSFPRHRLIYRERHCPPKDEILRCRVPAPYGYSVPFRWPESRDVAWFANVPHTELTVEKKNQNWVRYEKDRFLFPGGGTMFPRGADAYIGEIGRVINLKDGSVRTAIDTGCGVASFGAYLISRNIVTMSFAPRDTHEAQVQFALERGVPAILGVLASIRLPFPARAFDIAHCSRCLIPWGQYNGTYLIEVDRVLRPGGYWILSGPPINWQRHWRGWERTRDDLNSEQSQIERVARSLCWKKLVQREDLAVWQKPTNHIHCKRNRIALKRPPFCHKTQPDHAWYTKLEQCLTPLPEVTGTEIKEVAGGKLARWPERLNAVPPRIKSGSLEGITVDDFVTNTETWQRRVSYYKSFDQQLAETGRYRNLLDMNAYLGGFASALVYDPVWVMNIVPVEASVNTLGVIYERGLIGTYQNWCEAMSTYPRTYDLIHADSVFSLYKDRCDMEDILLEMDRILRPKGSVIIRDDIDLLTKVKKITDGMQWEGRIGDHEKGPLEREKVLFLVKEYWTAPAPDQ